In Candidatus Cloacimonadota bacterium, the DNA window CTGAAATGGCTTTTTAAGAGCACTCTGGCGCGGTGTTTTTTCACAAAATCCTGCAGAGGGCCGAGGCAATCCTCGCGCAAATCCTCTGTGGAAACACCGCAGAGGCGGGAAAATTCGCCCCAATGGGGTGTGAGCAGGACGTTTGGACGCTTGATATATTGTAAAAGTCCGGGGTTTTCGCTGATTAAGTTCAGACCGTCGGCATCCACCACGAGCGGGATTTCCAGGTTTTTGAGCGCAATTTCCAGAAGGCGCAGGGAATAATCATCGCGTCCGAGACCGGGTCCGATGAGAACCGCGCTGGCATCTGAAAGCAGGTGGAGCAAGGTTTTTTGCGTGGGCATCTGGGTTTTGGGTGTTTCAGGAATTGCCAGGGAAAGCGCTTCGGTGAGTTTGAGGGCATAAACAGCCATAAGTTCAATGCGATGAAGGATATAGACATATCCACAGCCGGCGCGTAAAGCGGAATGGGCTGCCATTACGGAAGCGCCTGTGTATCCGGGAATGCCTCCAAAAATATAGACTTTTCCATAGCTTCCCTTGTGGCTTTTTCGCTTGCGTTTCGGAGCTTCAAAGTCTTCTTCATCAAAGAGTTGGGCTGGTGAAATTTCATCGTGATAGGAGGACGGAATGCCGATGTCGATGAGATGGCAATCTCCGCAGGATTGGATTCCATCACCGAGAAAATGACCAAATTTAAAGCTGTCGATAACGAGGGTGGCATCGGGCTTGATGGCAGTTTCTTCAGACCCCGTGTCCGCGTTTTTACCGGAAGCGATATCCACGGAAACGATGAATTCAGCACGCTCGTTTACCAGATTGAAAATCTTTGCCATCAATGGTTTAGGCTGTCCATGAAAACCCACGCCGAAGATGGCATCCACCACCAGGCTGGAAAGTTTGAGAATGGGCAGTAGCTTTTCACGCAGGTCTGATTCGCTGTTGATGTTGAGAATGGGAATACCGAGTTTTTCGCAGAGGCGGAAGTTCTCCGTGGTTTCGGGGCTGGATTTTTCCCGCCCAATTTTGGCGATGGCCACGTCATGACCCCAATTGTGTAGCCAGCGGGCGATTACGGCTCCGTCGCCGCCGTTGTTTCCGGTTCCACAAATAACGCAGGTGATCGCGTTAAGGCGCTCAGGGTATTGTTCATAAATGATGCGGGCGCAGTCTTTTCCGGCGTTTTCCATCAAGAGGCGCGCGGGAAGGCCGAGTTCGTTGATGGCGCGCAGGTCCAGTTCTTTCATTTGGCTGGCTGTCAGAATGTTTTGCATGGCTGGCTCCTATTGCTTGAGTGGTTTGTTCAGCCTGATTTCGAAGGTGCTGCCTTCATCCAGAGTGCTGTCCAACACACGGATTTGGCCGCGGTGATATTCAGAAATGATGCGCCGTGCCAGGCTGAGTCCCAGACCCCAGCCACGTTGTTTGCTGGTTACGCCGGGGTCGAAGATGTTTTTCCAATGCGAGCGAGGGATGCCTTTGCCTTCGTCGCGCACGTGCACATAAACGTATTTCTTGTTGTGGGTGGCGGTTATGAAGATGTTTCCGCCTTTTTGGGTCATGGCATCCACGCAGTTTTTGATGAGATTTTCCATTGCCCACTTGAAGAGGTCTTTATCCAGCATGACTTTTATGCCCTGAATTTTGGAGATGAAATGGAGTTCGATTTTGGTGCTCAAATGGGGCATGCGGGCCTGGTGGTAATCCACAATTTCCTGTAAAAGACTGTGCAATTCCAATGGAACGAGCTTGGTTTGGGAGCCCACTTTTCCGAAGCGGGAGGCGTTGTAGCTGAGGCGGTCGAGATCCACGGTCATTTGATCCAGAATTTTGTTATAAGCCTCGCTGGACATGGTTTGGGGCGGAGTTTCACGCAGGTAATCCAGCCAGCCCAAAAGAGAGGTGATGGGCGTGGCAAATTGGTGGGAAGTTTCCTTCGCGAGCCCCACCCAGAGCGTGTCTTTTTCGGTGCGATGCAGCAAAATGAGGCCGTAGGTGCCAAAAGCGACGATGAGGACGATGAGCAGCAGTTCCAAAATGACAAGGGAACTGATGCGGGAAAGGGATTTTGGGGCGGTGAAATAGATGTAGCCAAGCTGCTCGGAAGCCCCTGTGAGCGGGAGTTCCACCATGGTTTGCATTTTTTCCAGAAGCAGGGCGCGTTGGTTGGAATCAGTGCTGAACCAATCCACGTTTTCGCTGATATCCACGTTTCGCCAGTACAGCGGTATTTTGTCGCGGTCGGTCACAACCACGGAATAATCGATATCCCGGATGAAATCCTCAAGGGATATGGGTTTGGCGATGAAAACTTGGTTTACGACACGGCTGCCTTCGCGCAGTTCCATCCGGTCCATTTTACCCATTTCCTCTTCCAGGATTTGCTTGTCTTCCTGGGAAAGATCGTCGTAGCCTACATCAGAAGGGACTTTCACCCGGTTCCAATATTGAGGAATGGAATCCGCGTCTGCGATGATGACGGGGATGGGGTTCCGGTCTGGAAATTCGAAGAGCATATAGTTGCTGATGGCTTGCTCAAAATCGCGTTCCTGCAGGGATTCGAAGCGTTTTGAGGTGATTTCAGCCACCATGCGGGCGGTTTGTTCAGACAGGCGTAAATATTTATCTGTGTAGGCGATATATTGGGCAAAAATGCGGGGCACGTATTCCTGTTCATGTTTGGCTTTGCGAATCAGGATTTGGGCATAGACCGCGAAAGCGGTGAAAATGAGCAGGCTGCCCAAAATGAGGTAGAGGCGCAGGGTTTTAAAATTATCGCTCTTTTTTGGCGAGATTCCAGATTTCGTCGAGCTCGGCGAGGCTTGCTTCATGGATGTCTTCCCCGTTTTTGCGGTAGTGTTCTTCTATGTATTGAAAGCGGTGATGGAACTTTTTTGAGGTTTCCTTCAGCGCGGCTTCGGAATCGATATTCAGTTTTCGCGCCAAATTCACCAGGGTGAAAAGCATATCACCAATCTCTTCGCGGATACTTTGCGGGTCAGCGTTTTGCAGGGCGGAATCCAGTTCCTGGCGTTCTTCATCCAGCTTTTCCAGTATTGGAGGCAAATCTGGCCAATCGAAACCCACGGAGGCGGCTTTTTCCTGGCTGCGTTGCGCGTAAATGAGCGCTGGCAGAGAGCGGGGTATGCCTTCCAAAACGCTGATGCGATCTTTCTTTTCCTGTTTTTTGATGCGTTCCCAATTCATTTTGACGGCGTTGGCGCCATCCACATCGGTTTCACCAAAAACATGAGGATGGCGGCGGATGAGCTTTTCAGCGATGGCATCCAGCACGGCAACCATATCGAACTTACCCTCTTCTTCAGCAATGCGGGCTTGGAAAACAATGTGCAGCATGAGATCGCCCAGTTCCTCTTTCAGGGCTGCATCGTCTTTGTCTTCAATGGCTTCCACCGCTTCATGCAGTTCTTCGATGAAATTTGGGACCAAGCTTTCGGAACTTTGTTCGATGTCCCAGGGACAACCAGTTTCAGGGTGACGCAGACTGGCAACGATGTCCACCAGTTTTTGAAATTCTTTCATTTTTGCTCCATGGGGATGAATTGGCGCGAGTGGAGATACATGAAGGCAAGCAGGATCCAAAACGCAAACGCCACAGGGTATTGCTGGATGAAAATGTCTGTGAGACAGGCAATCAAAACCGCGATTACTCCCACGAAAATGGCGAAATGGAAATTGCCTTCTTCGCGTTTTACCACATTCAACCAATAGCGCCGTAAAATGGCACCAATCAGATAGAAATAGCTCAAAAACCCGAAAACGCCCAGTTCCAGCCAGATTTTCAAGAGCAGGTTGTGAGAGTGTTCAGCATAGAGGATATCCATGGGCACGGCGCCAACATACCATTCCTTCCAAACATCGATGCCAATTCCAAACCAGGGATGGAGATAGATTTGTTTGAGACTGTAATACCACGCCACAAAACGGATGAAGATGGAGTAGTCAAAACCCATGCCCATTTCGATTCGGCTGACCATTGAGGAAGGTATTGCCAGGGGTACCAAAAGCAGGATGCCCATCCCAAGAAGGCGCATCCGTTTCATCTTCAGCATCAAAAGAAATATACCGGCAAAAACCGAGACCAGGACGATGCGGGTGTAGGTGTAAAGCATACCCATCAATATCAATAGCGCGCAAACAAACCAGAACCAGCCATTGGCATTGCGGCCGGCGCGAATGCCCAGAGCGATGGCGAAAAAGAAGGTAATGATGTAAAAACCATTGATGGTCATGGCTGTAATCCACAGCGAGCCATAGCGTTCAGTGGGGTTTAGCAGCGCCATAATCACGCCAATCACAGCCAAAAAAGTGCCGATCAGAGCGAGCGCTTTCACCCAAACCAAATAATCATCCTTGGAAAAACGGCTGTTCGAGACAATCAGTAAAAGCAGGGCTGGAACCAAGGCTGTGGCTTGGAAATACAGGTGGGTGTACCAAGATCCATTTCCGCGGATCAAACCATACACGGAGACGGCAACCAGGACACTCAAAGCAATGGGATATGGAATCTTAAAACTTTGGAGCTTATCTTTTTGCCATTCAATGAGAAGGCTGACAAAAAGAATGCCCATCATACATATAAAAGCTGTAGGAATTGGTTTTATAAAGAGCAGCGACGCGAAAAGGATGCTGTTTCGCATGCTGTATCCAAAGATTATCATGGAAAGCAGCCAGCCAGCCAAAACAGCGCCCACAAAGCCGATTTGCAGGATTTCACGCTCCTGCAGAACCGCCGCGGCAAAAACCACCAGCGCGGCCAAGGCTGCATATAACAGGCTGGGACCAAGCCGTTTAAGTAACATTGTCAAACCCTGTTCAGGGCTCTTGCTTTTTCTCCAAAAGCCGATGTTTGTTTTGTTCGAAAGCGTTTTTCACCAGGGTAATCAGCACAGCCACAATGAATGCCAGGCCGAAGGCGATGATGCAGAGCAAGGCACGTTTTGGCCTCGCTCTCATACCCGCTTCACGCGGGCTGTCCAAAATATCCAGGCTCGGCATGTCGCGAAGCTCTTCCAGACGCGCTGCTTCATATTGTGGGTAGAGAAATTCGAAGACCGTTTCCTGGATGGTGAGATTCAGCTTGAGCTGGGCAAATTGAGTGCCCAGGTCAGGCAGACTGGCAATATCGATTAAATATCGCGGTTTGAGGGCTCCACCACCGGCTTCCAACTCTCTGATTTGTTTGCCCAGAGCATCGCTGCGAGCTTTGAGTTCCGCAACGACGGGGGAATCAGCAGCGTAATTCTTACGTGCCAGATCGAGTTCAATGTCAGTCTGCATTTTGGAGGCAATCACATCAGCGTAGGAACCGATGAGGGATGCGGTCTGGGTTTCGATGTCGATGGCATTGTGTTTGGTTTGAAAATCCTTCACAGCCAGAAGCAGAGAATCCACTTCCGCACGTGTATCACGCACCCTGTCTTCCAAAAACTCACGGTTCATCTTGCCTTTGGTGAGTTTTTGTTCCCGGTTATACACATCCAATTTGGCAATATAATAATCCACAATGTCACGCGAGAGCTTCTTGCTCTTCGTTTGAGCGCCAACTGACACAAGGCTTGTGTTTGTGCTGTAACCAATCTTCACGGTTTTCTTGCGCAGTTTTTTCAAAGCCTTGTCCATCGCCATCAGAGAGTCTTTTTCCGTAATCTTATAATAGCTGATGAGGTCGAAATGGCGGATTATATCTTCAGAAAACTCCCTGGAACTCATGGCAGAGACAGAGTTTACGGCGTTTTGGG includes these proteins:
- a CDS encoding NAD(P)H-hydrate dehydratase gives rise to the protein MQNILTASQMKELDLRAINELGLPARLLMENAGKDCARIIYEQYPERLNAITCVICGTGNNGGDGAVIARWLHNWGHDVAIAKIGREKSSPETTENFRLCEKLGIPILNINSESDLREKLLPILKLSSLVVDAIFGVGFHGQPKPLMAKIFNLVNERAEFIVSVDIASGKNADTGSEETAIKPDATLVIDSFKFGHFLGDGIQSCGDCHLIDIGIPSSYHDEISPAQLFDEEDFEAPKRKRKSHKGSYGKVYIFGGIPGYTGASVMAAHSALRAGCGYVYILHRIELMAVYALKLTEALSLAIPETPKTQMPTQKTLLHLLSDASAVLIGPGLGRDDYSLRLLEIALKNLEIPLVVDADGLNLISENPGLLQYIKRPNVLLTPHWGEFSRLCGVSTEDLREDCLGPLQDFVKKHRARVLLKSHFSIYHDGAQTLINTSGNDGLATGGSGDVLAGIITSFLAQGQDIPLAAMNASFLMGKTAELLAQKRATASILPTDIIQNLFVEPCSDLW
- a CDS encoding HAMP domain-containing histidine kinase, which produces MLIFTAFAVYAQILIRKAKHEQEYVPRIFAQYIAYTDKYLRLSEQTARMVAEITSKRFESLQERDFEQAISNYMLFEFPDRNPIPVIIADADSIPQYWNRVKVPSDVGYDDLSQEDKQILEEEMGKMDRMELREGSRVVNQVFIAKPISLEDFIRDIDYSVVVTDRDKIPLYWRNVDISENVDWFSTDSNQRALLLEKMQTMVELPLTGASEQLGYIYFTAPKSLSRISSLVILELLLIVLIVAFGTYGLILLHRTEKDTLWVGLAKETSHQFATPITSLLGWLDYLRETPPQTMSSEAYNKILDQMTVDLDRLSYNASRFGKVGSQTKLVPLELHSLLQEIVDYHQARMPHLSTKIELHFISKIQGIKVMLDKDLFKWAMENLIKNCVDAMTQKGGNIFITATHNKKYVYVHVRDEGKGIPRSHWKNIFDPGVTSKQRGWGLGLSLARRIISEYHRGQIRVLDSTLDEGSTFEIRLNKPLKQ
- the mazG gene encoding nucleoside triphosphate pyrophosphohydrolase translates to MKEFQKLVDIVASLRHPETGCPWDIEQSSESLVPNFIEELHEAVEAIEDKDDAALKEELGDLMLHIVFQARIAEEEGKFDMVAVLDAIAEKLIRRHPHVFGETDVDGANAVKMNWERIKKQEKKDRISVLEGIPRSLPALIYAQRSQEKAASVGFDWPDLPPILEKLDEERQELDSALQNADPQSIREEIGDMLFTLVNLARKLNIDSEAALKETSKKFHHRFQYIEEHYRKNGEDIHEASLAELDEIWNLAKKER
- a CDS encoding O-antigen ligase family protein; amino-acid sequence: MLLKRLGPSLLYAALAALVVFAAAVLQEREILQIGFVGAVLAGWLLSMIIFGYSMRNSILFASLLFIKPIPTAFICMMGILFVSLLIEWQKDKLQSFKIPYPIALSVLVAVSVYGLIRGNGSWYTHLYFQATALVPALLLLIVSNSRFSKDDYLVWVKALALIGTFLAVIGVIMALLNPTERYGSLWITAMTINGFYIITFFFAIALGIRAGRNANGWFWFVCALLILMGMLYTYTRIVLVSVFAGIFLLMLKMKRMRLLGMGILLLVPLAIPSSMVSRIEMGMGFDYSIFIRFVAWYYSLKQIYLHPWFGIGIDVWKEWYVGAVPMDILYAEHSHNLLLKIWLELGVFGFLSYFYLIGAILRRYWLNVVKREEGNFHFAIFVGVIAVLIACLTDIFIQQYPVAFAFWILLAFMYLHSRQFIPMEQK